The following are from one region of the Candidatus Cloacimonadota bacterium genome:
- a CDS encoding histidine--tRNA ligase — MSLKCKIPRGTFDILPSESYKWQYITKVFRETSRNFNYREIVTPIFESAGLYERSVGNTSDIVQKEMYKFRDKKGRIFALRPEGTAGIVRAFVENNLDMKNNSSKLYYIGPMFRYERPQKGRYRQHYQYGIENIGSSEPFIDAEVISFGYYFLKKLGLENFKLEINSIGCPNCSQDYNNALVEYYKPYFDDLCQDCKIRIEKNPKRLLDCKVPKCKEISRNAPSMLSYLDDDCREHFDKVQEFLTKINIAFKINPKIVRGLDYYSRTAFEFIDTNLGAQNTLIGGGRYDGLVEQIGGKNIPGIGFAGGFERLILSMETEGVSFGSEQNPDYYLVCLGEKAKDFSLNLLTKIRNAGISVESDFEKKSIKAQMKAADKSNAKYSLILGEDEISQNKIVLKNMKTGDQESILMDNLIEKLH; from the coding sequence ATGTCATTAAAATGTAAAATTCCGCGCGGAACTTTTGATATTCTTCCATCCGAAAGTTACAAATGGCAATATATCACAAAAGTTTTTCGGGAAACATCGAGAAATTTCAATTATCGCGAGATTGTAACTCCCATCTTCGAATCTGCAGGACTTTACGAAAGAAGCGTGGGCAATACTTCTGATATTGTACAAAAAGAAATGTATAAATTCAGGGATAAAAAAGGTCGGATCTTCGCTCTTCGTCCGGAAGGAACTGCCGGAATAGTTAGAGCGTTCGTGGAAAATAACCTCGATATGAAAAACAATTCTTCAAAATTATATTATATTGGTCCTATGTTCAGATATGAAAGGCCTCAAAAAGGAAGATACAGGCAACATTATCAATATGGAATTGAAAATATAGGAAGTTCCGAACCTTTTATCGATGCGGAAGTTATTTCTTTTGGATATTATTTCCTGAAAAAACTTGGTCTGGAAAATTTCAAATTAGAGATAAACAGTATTGGATGTCCAAATTGCTCGCAGGATTATAATAACGCTTTAGTCGAATATTATAAACCGTATTTTGATGATCTTTGTCAGGATTGTAAGATCAGAATTGAGAAAAATCCTAAAAGACTGCTGGATTGTAAAGTCCCGAAATGCAAAGAAATTTCCCGAAATGCTCCTTCCATGTTATCTTATCTTGATGATGATTGTCGGGAACATTTTGATAAAGTCCAGGAATTTCTTACAAAAATAAATATTGCTTTTAAGATCAATCCAAAGATCGTGCGCGGACTGGATTATTATTCTAGAACTGCCTTTGAATTTATAGATACGAATTTGGGAGCGCAAAATACTCTTATCGGTGGCGGCAGGTATGATGGATTAGTCGAACAGATCGGAGGAAAAAATATTCCCGGAATCGGTTTTGCCGGTGGTTTTGAAAGATTGATCTTATCGATGGAAACAGAAGGTGTTTCTTTTGGAAGCGAACAAAATCCTGATTATTATCTTGTTTGTTTAGGAGAGAAAGCAAAAGATTTTAGTCTGAATTTATTAACAAAAATCAGGAATGCCGGTATTTCTGTCGAATCCGATTTTGAAAAAAAATCCATTAAAGCTCAAATGAAAGCTGCTGATAAAAGCAATGCTAAATATTCCTTGATCCTTGGTGAGGACGAAATCTCTCAAAATAAAATAGTTTTAAAAAATATGAAAACCGGAGATCAGGAATCTATTCTGATGGATAACTTGATCGAGAAATTACATTAA